GGGAATCGTCAGCACGAGGCAACGCGTGGACGTCATTCTCAAATTCTTTAACTTTCGGTACTTGATGTGTGACCGAAGCGCGCCATGTCCCTTTTCACGAACAATGAGTGACGATGATAAGCAAATGTTTAATCTTTTGATTACACCGTCTTGAAATAGTTACTTCACTGACGTTAGAACCGCACGTCATGCAGCATGAGAAACACGATGCCGGCGAACAGGATATATACTTTGTATATACAGGAAATTGCTTTCGCCCAAGCTGTATGTGAATAATGAGGGTATTCAAGATCAAGCTTGCACGACGGGCCTCTAACGAAATATAAATACGAACCTAGCCAACGGAACGACAATTTTCAAAGATACTGAAGCCTTGAGACATGGACCGGGTGCAACCATACGAAGAAAGATATGGAGAACCGAAACTTCTGACTTTGTTACAAAGTTGAATGAATGATATCCGGTTTGCAGTCATCCTCCGGATGTGTTAACGGAAGAAACATTCATCGCTGTCTGAAAGCGCCGCAAGCTTGTCGCTGTCGCTTCCGAGGCTGATGTAACTGTCGCTTTCTTTTCCTCCCTCGATAAGGTTCTGTGACCTACACAAACAAACCCGCGCGCTAGTTCACCCCTCACTTTGTTCCAACGGCCCGGAGTGTGTGTTTTGTTACAGTGCCCTGCTTTaggagtgcgtgtgtgtgccttcgaTGCAGCGTAGTGATTCCGCTTTAATTACATTTGAATATCAAAACGCACGTGAAAACGTACTCGAGCTCCTGTTCGGAAGCTGAGAGCTGGTTGTGTGCAGTATTCGCTGGACGCATTTAACTAGTTTTATTTTTAGTTGCTTCTCCGTATTGTCTGAAGTTTCATTCCTGCTGCACATGGTAAGCAGTTAATGGCAATGAATCCCCTTTTAGGAGGCGTCAGCTTATAACCATTAGGACACCGATATTGCCTAATGTAATTTtaaatggaggaagacgacaaacCATTCAACGTTCGCTACGAACATCAAGATGATTCTGTGAGTTTTACGGCCAGCATAAAGAACGATGAAGCATCCAGAGGGCTGCGAGAGTGGAAGACGCGAAATCACGAATGTGCCGTGTTGATGCCTTGGAAAGCTGTGTTGTTGACTTCTCTAATCACAGTTGGTTCTACATATCTGGTGTTGTTTTACTTATTGGGCAGCAAGGTGAGTTGGACTATCTTGCTTTCTTTATGTGCAATTCATGTTGTGTTAAACCAAAAAGTACAAGTTGGTCGCTTGATATAAGAGGTGTCCGCCATCTTTGTTTATGTTTTTGTTACCATTTGTCTAAGGTAAAGAATTCTTATTCATTGCCTTCTCTTCTATTCTTGCGTTTCAAAACTTAAAAGATCTCaaatagaaacaaaaaaattTGAAGTTTGTGCCTTTATTTACGCGGCCCATGATAGAAGAAATAAAGACAGTCTTACAGCATTTGTTTAACGTTACAAATCAGGCATCCACCTTCGTTATGCAGTTTATTAATAATTAAAAGGGCAGTGTCAATCAAAGTAAATTACAGTGGTGACGGCGCTCATGATAATAACGACTGCGCAGATTTATCAGCGGCTGGCACGTATATATGTCGTAGATCACTTATTCATTTgaacatattcatgtatacaacCATACCTGCGGCGCTTTCAACGTTACAAGATCCCACTCTATTTCTTTCATTGCAGCCCTCATCCTGCGGCGAAAGTGTCGCACCATTATCTGGTAAGCTGGTCTCTATCTGGGCGATTTTATAGTAGTAGCGAAATGCATTATCGTGGGAGTAATGTATCGTGTGTGTCTCTTAAAATAAACGAAGCCGACAGACAACATTTATTCCGCTAAGCAATAGAAAGAGGCCACCAAGCAAAAACCGCGATGATACGCTTGTATGTCATAGTCTACTATTCTCGAAATAGGAAATTTGCAAAGAACCTGCAAACCTTCGAATTTTATCCGGAAAGGTGTCGTCTATTACGATGAAATTTCACAGCAAGATATAAAGCCTAATGCTTGTTGAACGCAGTGAACTATCAAAGAAGCGATGGTTGGGTTCACTAAAACTGTCCACTCTGAATGTTTGTTGCGTTTGGCTGGATGTCTGTATTGAAGATAACTGTACTGAAAGACTCGGCAAAAACAATTCTAAAGAACATTTTCAGCGTTAATACCCATTTTTCACTCTCTTTCGTCTCACAGCATTCATTGCATCAGATACAATCAAAACACAGCTAGAAGTCTCATACGTATATTGACATGTCCAATACTGAATAACAATTTATGCTGTTGCAGTGGCCCTGCCTGAAGTTATAAATTTGCAGCTACTGTCTGCCGAGGAAAATTTCTTCACTGTCACATGGGAGAGACCGAAAGCTCACTTTGACTTCTACCAGATTGATTCCAGGTTTGAGTGCCCTGAAATTAACGACAGCGCTTTGATCCACGGGCCGAGCTCTTGCGCAAGCGGCGCAATCCTTCATCGAAACCAAACGCAAGTCACATGTGGCCCATTCAAAGCGTGCGCCAATGTCACTTTCAGTATCAGCACGTTTATGTTGGGACCACCAGAGCGTTCGTCCTTATGGACTAGCACTTGATATTGTTCTCTATGACAAAGGTAACGTACGTATTATTTTACTTGCAGTTATCGCTTGCTTTTTGCTAGctggaaaagaaaagcaagaaacagTGGTGGTGTAATGCATTCTAAATTTAAACACATACATTATTTTCAGTGACAAGGCGAGTTCTTGATATGATTTCACGTGCAAATATGAAGTCCTTGTCATGTTCGCGCCAAATTTTCACTTAACTTTGCAGTTGCACTAAATATCATTCTCCTACACTCCTAGAAATTAAATTTATAATTATTGAGGATTACTGAGCAGTCGGCGAAGCTGAGATTACATGTACGTCGCATGGTTTTTAAATTTTTACAGTGCGGATTCATGTTGTGCACTAGGATATGCTGGTATTACCTGTAAAAGTATCGTGATCATCCAATATATCTACATATACAAACAACCAAGCTGGATATGATAAGCGAAGAGTAAACTAATCTTGCTTATAGTTAAGACTATAAGAAATGTGCTACTGAATGCATATGTATGCATACTTGCTTATAAGCGTTTCAATTTCTCATAGAAATGATTTTTTCGTTGTGTGTGAAATGCTTCGCGGTTTCAGTATTTTGCTTTCTGGAAAAAGTCACTGCTTTAATATTAATATTGATGACCAACAATTGTAATTGATCTGTATATGTCTGGTATCCCAATAGTGGTGTTGGCACCAAAAGTGCTTACTGACACCTGCCGTTACCAAGCATTGGTTTTGATTTGCCATCATTCCCTCATAGACTGAAAGCAATGAAACCACACTCGAAACACAGAGGAAACATTTATATATGCGTTTACTCTACGCCGCACCGCAAACACTGATGAGCATtatactgcgaaaaaaaaaagcttgcaccAGTAATAATAACAGtctaattataataataatacaagTTTGAAGCAAGTCAATTTTTTATTGAGCGAAAGTTACAGTTTCATAACAGCTAAATTATTTTGTGAGCCTCTTTCTGGAATATGGTCAATCACACATTTAACAAAATATGACACTTTCAAGGCGTTTACTACATAAGGAATAATCATTACTGAAATATAAAAACAAGCGGCATTTACTATACTAAAGCAGCATACTCAAAAAAAGCTTTAATTTACTGTTCAAAGTCCATCAGAAATTACCGAACAGTTTTTTATCTCACCAGAAAGAGCGAGAAGGAATACTGGAAATGTAGTGAGGTTAACTGGACTAAATCCAGTTTACACATGGGGAGGGAAAAAAGAGAGTAAAAcaaagagcgaaggaaagacaaaTTTCACAAATCACGCCAAGTGCAGCGTTTCGCATGTGGTCACTCAATTCTTAGCTGTGTCCCCACTTGGGTGGCAGAAATGTTCGCCTTTTTCCTCCTGCCTGAGAATCacatgcgccccgccacggtggtctagtggttatggcgctcgactgctgacccgaaggtcgcgggatcgaatcccggccgcggcggctgcattttcgatggaggcgaaaatgcttgaggcccgtgtacttagatttaggtgcacgttaaagaaccccaggaggtcgaaatttccggagccctccactacggcgtctctcataatcatagcgtggttttgggacgttaaaccccagatgttatgaGAATCACATGCACTTCAAGTACTATACAAGAGGGCTCGTGTGGATTTCTGAGCTGATATATTGTGAGGCCAGGCTCTCAAAATACTTCCTTCGGCCTTTCATGCCATATAAAAAGCATTTGGACACTTTGCTATTAGCAATTCACTTAAAGCGCTTATTTTTCTGTTAACCTTTCCACAGAACATTTGTGAGGCattttatatattttatataaTTTTGAAGTTATATGGCATATTTTTATCGAGGGTGAAAAACAGCTTCCACCAACTGCTTGTGTTTGTGTACTCTGATTTAAATCCGAGCTACGGCGCACTTCTACTACTGAAAAAAAGTTAAATGTGAAGTAGTATAGCAACTGTTTTATTCACATGTTTTATACGTGTTCCGGTCATCACAGATCTTCCGGATGTGGTGAACTTGAGCCTTGTTTCAACTACGGACAACTCTTTTACTGTAACATGGGAACGACCTGAAGGAAGCTTCGACTATTATGTGCTTTACATATCGCACTACAATCATGATAGTGCTGGGCACGCTGAGAACATAGCAGGCTCCTGCGCAAATGGCACCATTATTCATCGTGACCAGACGCAGTTGACCTGCGAGAATCTCGAGACTTGTTCACACGTGAACATCGATGTGCGCACGCACAGCCCTGGACCCCCTGAACGCACATCAACGGGCGCTGTTCTGCGCGGCATTTTTATTCCCGGTGTAGGTAAGCGCACGCTCCGCAGTTGTTCTACAATAGGCATAAGTGTCACCTGTATGTAAGAAGACATATATGTGTTCACATTTATTAGCGGTATTATCATGACAGCTTTATCTTGTCAATCGTACATGGTGGCACTGTACGACGCTCCACAGGAAATACCTGATTTTTAATTACGGGCCTTGCTTTACAAGGCTATGTTACGTGACAAATAAATGTATTCTTTAGCAATAAAATAATGAAGTTCCTTGTGTTGGTGCTGCTGAATTTTAGCTCATTACGTAAAGATGGCAATGTTACATATACTGTATACAGGGATCAAACTCTGACATACGATAatcttgtcgagagctacaggaaaTGTCAATATGCTACCTGAAGGTTTTCCTTTTTCAATACAcaaatttcaaagaaaaaaatatcttgtTACCAATGACCCACCCAAGCACCTTAAAGAAATAAGTTTTACAATTTTCCACTATCTGAAATCGGGCAGTGCTATCATAACTGAAAGTTCTTGCGGAGAAAACATATATGTTAAgacaatagcgttaaagagcccgtgttgTAGCACATTTGGTATCAGCGTCGGCAGCATTTGTTGTGAGCGAATAAGCCACTGGCCCATGCAGCAATATTCGAGTCCTCCAAGCGACATAGGGGTGAAGTAGCACCAATCCGTAGCCCGCTTGCACCCATTGGAAACCAGTGGGTGGCCGGCCAGCACTAGGAATGATCCCTATACCTCCTGAATTAGAAGCTTACGCCCAAGCGTTTCGCAACCGCTGCGGTTTACGCAAAAGCGGTGTTGGAGTCGGCAGCAGTGGTTATAAGCGAGAGACCGGCGTTTTCactgagcgaaaaagaaaaaaaaatgccagcttCACTGATTTACCGTCGCGAAGGCTGGTTaaacagcgcagctggtggcATCCCACTGGAAGGCATGGTTTGCATCGTTACAAACGAGACCATATATATTTTCCTCGCGCACTCCAAACTAAACGTCTTCCACAATGAATTCTTCGTATTTagtcgaccagtggtgagtagtggggctctcGTATTTCTGTCATAGCCACAAGGAAACTGCGTACGACGCTGCCCAGGATGAACGTCAGCCTTAAATAGCTGTGCTGTTAAATTACCAATGGATGCAACGAATAAAAAGTCAGGGTGTGAGCCACAACCGAAGTTAACCTGGCGACTGATACCAACAGCGACAGGGGCGATTCACTGCGGCCACCCACTGCCTGACGTGCTCTGATCCCGTGCTCTCTTTTAAGACTCTGGTGACAGCGCAGATGTTTCACGGCGTTATATGTTTGTGAGCAATATGCCAAATAACGCTTTCGCGTTCCAATCTTAATGGTAAAGCTTAAGGGAACTGCAATTTACAGTTTTGTTATTTCCTATGTTTCAGACCAGGTCGCGCCAGTTGGCATTAGCATGGTCTCCCTCTCAGCGTCTGAAACATTGATTCGATGGGGACCTCCTCCAAAAGTCTCTGGCTTCCTCACTGGATATACCATACAGACATGTCACACGTTTGCACTTTGTGACGCCGACGAAAGCGTGAGAGGTTGCATCGAGCACCATACCTCCGAAGCATCGCTGCAGATTCAGACCAAAGCTGACACTCCCTACTGTATATTAGTCATCGCCATCGCGCGGTGTGGCCTGGATACAATTTCCAGCCCTCCGGCTGCGCAGCAAATCTGGACACCGTTATTTGGTTAGCACCAAAACTTTCTTCTTCCGGACGCATTACATGAATATTTCGTTAATGACATCGTTATTGTAAACTGGATAGAGTTCCTAATCCGAAAGTACACGCCAAAGCAAGAGCCAAAATAATTTCTTAAAAGTGGTGCCATTCGCACTTTCATATGGTAGTTACTCCGCCTAACTCGTCATTTATTCACCCTTGCAGCCCTTCCGGACGTGGAAAACCTGCGTTTGGTGTCAGCAGGCAACCATGCTATGACTGTGACATGGGATCGGCCACAGGCGCAGTTTGACTATTACCGTATTATTGTCACTGCTGGTAGCGAGTCTAGTGACGGATCTTCTGGTCGCTACAGCGTCGGTTCCTGCGGAAATGGGACCATTATTCACCCTGACCAAAATCGAGTGACATGCGGCTACTTAGAAGCATGCAGCAGTGTCACTTTCAGAATGAGTACCTACAGGAAAGGGCCAACACAGCTGATGTCCTCGGACACTTCACTCCAGGACATATTAATCCCGGGCGATGGTGATTATAAGCTTTCATTTTCAGCAGAAGATGTTCCTTTTCCTTGAGTTCCAAATGTACTAATTAGCCATGTCAGAATGAGAAAGGAAGCTACACATGTATTTCTCGTACATGAATCAACAAGCAGCAAATAGAGAACATTCTGCCCAAACGTTATGGTGTGTAGCCGGTCGCATGATTCTCGCGTTGTAGGAGGCCAGCTTGTTTCGATATGACTGATCTTATATAATAAACAGACGGGTGCACCGCAGGGTACTCGTCTTGTGCATTTTATTCACAGAATTATCACTGAAGCCCTGTAGAGTCTATGGTGTAGCCTGAACGACCTTCAGACTAATGCGATAAAAACGTGCATGGAAGAAATATGCTAAACTCTCGGTCACGAGGCAATGCTTCGAAAGAAGTTTTTAAAAGACTTGAATTTGTAAACAAAAGGAGCTGAGCAACGATTGCTTTAGCGATGGCTAGGAATAGTCATACCAGCAATTTAAAGAAGTTATTAAAGTGGACATCGCGACTTCGAAAGGTGCTAGGAAGTAACAAATGTATCCTTATTTGATATAACGGTGTGATTTTCATCATTCGCTCATGGTATACTGGCTGTTGATAAAAGAATGTGTTAATGCGGTGCAGTCAGAACAAGCAAATATCTATTTATACTCAATTGAATATATAATATGCAATTGAAAATAAAAAGATAATACATTTCTCTGGCCTCCTAGTCGCTTATTTAGGATGCAGGACAATACTCGTGTTTTCGATGAAGCGTCATAGGTTTCACATCTCGCGTTCGTCAGCTCCATTCAGCCAAATGACAAAGCACCGTTTAGTCAACACCGCAACAATCTCCACTATGGCGTACCATAGTTAGCATTCTTGTCATCTATTTCGCATCTATCGCAAAACGTAATCCTCTCCCGTAGTGTGTCTTCCTATGTTATTTCAGGCAGTTATGAAGAATATGTGTGACTAGTACCATTAGTTCTTTCTTGGCTTTGTGTATTGTGGCAAAAAATTAGCATTGCTAAATGTGTTATGGGTAAACTTTAAGACGCCCAATGCTCCAGCATTTCTGTCACACAGCTCCAGATTCACCACGAAACATCACTATTGAGACGGAAGCACCTACGTCACCAAAAATGAAATGGGAGTCACCTACGAAGTTTGAAGGCGTGCTTGGCGAGTACATAGTCAAAGTATGCAAGACCTACGCAGTTTGCACTTCAGGAGACACGATGTGGAACTGCACAGAGTATCGCACGTCATCGACTGGGCTTCAACTAAACGGCACGTCTGTTCCTTTCTGCGTGTTGGTGACAGCCACCTCCCAATGTGGTACCGACATACTTGTCAGTCACCCATTAGCAACAGAAGCGACGGCCTTCATGTCTGGTGAGGTGATATTTTATTCTTTAGCGTATTTTGTGAATCTGCATATTTGTATTGCACCATGTACACACCAGGAATATATTAGGCGTACGAGTTTCAGTTTTCACGATTTCTGTGCGTTTAGTTAAATCGGCATTCTTTATTcagataccctaaaggcccagaaggcattacacaggggggggatacagttaatgtggcaaataaataaaatacacactgaACAATGAAATCAGCGTACATGAATAAGTCAACATCGAATGGTGTAAAATCAGCTACGTGTGACAGTATTATAATACGTaaaaaaaacaatcataaagtaaagtttcataacaataaacatcatcagtatcacatgaaactaatagaaacaacactaaatagacaagcggaacagaataaataaaacgcaatgtaaaaaaaagaaaaagaaaagaacatagaaaatcagcactagtgaattgaggatagaatttttctataggcttccattttgtcctagaaatgactttaggctagttacaaatgagtcatgattcacaatgcgcacaatGTCAGCAGGAAGAAGATTCCATTCACGAATGGCGAGGAGAAGTGGGGAGTGAAAAAAGAGATTAGTGCGGGCGAAAATAGGTTCAATTTTATGTTGGTGATCGAGTCGCGAAGATATATGACGAGCTGGCCTGATATTGAATATATCGTGGGATGACTGATTGAAGTGAAGCTTATGAAAGAATGACAGTAGTGTCAGCAACCTGCGATTTTCTAGAGGAGCTAAATTGAGTGAAGATTTTATTTCAGTTACGCTTGATGTTCGTAAGTAGTTTTTTGTGATGAAGCGAGCAGCCTTATTTTGTACCGACTCCAGTTTCTGTTTGAGGTAGGCCTGATGCGGATTCCAGATGAAggaggcatattcgagttttgagcgTACTAATGTTTTATAGGCAAGAAGTTTAGTTTCGGAGTTCGCCGGATGCAAATTACGCCTTATGAAGCCAAGTGATCTGGATGCTTTACTGACAATTGCGTCTATATGGGTGTTCCATGACAGGTCTGATGACAAatgtacaccaaggtatttattgTGGATACAGAGTCTATGGGCATGTTGTTCAACATGTAGTCGTAAAACACGAGGTTAGCCGTTGTCCCGAACGtgatagcttttgttttgttaacGTTAATTTGCATTTGCCAATTGTTGCACCATTTACTAAGATTTTCAAGGTCAGACTGAAGGAAGCTGGTGTCTTGAGGGTTACTGATTTGCCTGTAAATCACACAGTCGTCCGCAAATAATCTAACTGTGGAATGCATACCATTACTAATATCGTTAATATAAACTAAGAACAAGATAGGCCCGAGCACGgaaccctgtggtactccagatttGACGTGAATTAACGGAGACAAATGGTCATTAACTAATACGGATTGGTATCGGTTGGCTAGGAAGTTGGTAATCCACCTAACAACCTTCGTATTTATGTTAAGACCTGTAAGTTTATGAACAAGCCGCAAGTGAGGAACCTTATCAAAGGCCTTCGCGAAATCAACAAATATAGCATCAATTTGATGTAAGCAGTGAACAGAGTGATGCAAGTCATTAATTAATTCGAATAATTGCGTTTCGCAAGAACGACCATGCAAAAAACCGTGCTGATTGATGAAGAAGAAGTTATGTTCTGTAAGAAACTTCATGAGAGCAGATGAAATTATATGTTCTAGGAGTTTGCAACAAGTACTAGTtaaagatattggtctgtaattcgATGGGTTAGACGGGTCACCAGATTTCAATATAGGAATTACGCGAGCTTCCTTCCAATCATTTGGGACGCATCCAGTGTCGATAGACTGCTGGAAAAGTGCGGCCAAAATGTCGCATATTGCAGGTTTTGATATTTCAGAAGCTTAGGGCAGATGCCATCAGGACCAGGAGCGGCATTAGCCGGAAGACGATCGATGCAGGAATGTATCCCTTCCGGTGTGATAGTAATGTCGAGCATGTTTGAATGCAAAATGGAGACCTCAAGGTCACTTGGAACAGGGG
The nucleotide sequence above comes from Rhipicephalus sanguineus isolate Rsan-2018 chromosome 8, BIME_Rsan_1.4, whole genome shotgun sequence. Encoded proteins:
- the LOC119401879 gene encoding uncharacterized protein LOC119401879, encoding MVSLSASETLIRWGPPPKVSGFLTGYTIQTCHTFALCDADESVRGCIEHHTSEASLQIQTKADTPYCILVIAIARCGLDTISSPPAAQQIWTPLFALPDVENLRLVSAGNHAMTVTWDRPQAQFDYYRIIVTAGSESSDGSSGRYSVGSCGNGTIIHPDQNRVTCGYLEACSSVTFRMSTYRKGPTQLMSSDTSLQDILIPGDAPDSPRNITIETEAPTSPKMKWESPTKFEGVLGEYIVKVCKTYAVCTSGDTMWNCTEYRTSSTGLQLNGTSVPFCVLVTATSQCGTDILVSHPLATEATAFMSAHLQRQLFQWVAWDGDIVPKNAVPGGQDKYGVIYICRAKHHGDVIPGKLVSWHKRCYIAYDGAEHGYEEFEVFLNEETPAAVEWVPVFNCSLPSGIVQGGITYGGIPLYIGRTNHSGRLNIGKVVSSDGCLYIPYYSKEHRYTEYEALVVEYVNN